From Halanaeroarchaeum sulfurireducens, a single genomic window includes:
- a CDS encoding ATP synthase subunit A, which translates to MSQTQRNDSGQINSVSGPVVTATGLGAQMNDVVYVGDEGLMGEVIEIEDEITTIQVYEETSGVAPGEPVENTGEPLTVDLGPGILDSIYDGVQRPLAVLEEQMGAFIDRGVDAPGIDMDATWSFEPTVEEGDVVEPGDIVGTVDETVSIEHKVLVPPDFEGGEVVAVDGGTHTVTEPVVELDSGESVTMHQEWPVREARPSEDKRTPREPLVTGQRVQDGLFPIAKGGTAAIPGPFGSGKTVTQQQLAKWSDADIVVYIGCGERGNEMTEVIEDFPELEDPKTGKPLMSRTSLIANTSNMPVAARESSIYTGITIAEYYRDMGYNVALMADSTSRWAEAMREISSRLEEMPGEEGYPAYLAARLSEFYERAGLFENLNGSEGSVSVVGAVSPPGGDFSEPVTQNTLRIVKTFWALDADLAERRHFPSINWNESYSLYTDQLDPWWKDEVADDWPDIRQWAVDILDEETELQEIVQLVGKDALPEDQQLTLEIARYIREAFLQQNALHDVDTYCEPAKTYQILGAIKTYHDEAFEALDAGVPVDEIQSIDAAPRLNRIGTTEDYEPFIDEVEQAITDQLREAYE; encoded by the coding sequence ATGAGTCAAACACAACGAAACGACTCCGGTCAAATCAACAGCGTGAGCGGTCCGGTCGTGACCGCCACGGGCCTCGGCGCCCAGATGAACGACGTGGTGTACGTCGGTGACGAAGGGCTCATGGGCGAGGTCATCGAGATCGAAGACGAAATCACCACCATTCAGGTGTACGAGGAGACCTCCGGGGTCGCCCCCGGCGAGCCGGTCGAGAACACCGGCGAACCACTCACAGTCGACCTCGGTCCCGGCATTCTGGACTCCATCTACGACGGCGTTCAGCGACCGCTGGCGGTCCTCGAAGAGCAGATGGGCGCGTTCATCGACCGCGGGGTCGACGCTCCCGGGATCGACATGGACGCGACCTGGTCCTTCGAGCCCACCGTCGAGGAGGGCGACGTCGTCGAACCCGGCGACATCGTCGGCACCGTCGACGAGACGGTGAGCATCGAGCACAAGGTCCTCGTCCCCCCGGACTTCGAGGGCGGGGAAGTCGTCGCGGTCGACGGCGGCACTCACACGGTCACCGAACCGGTCGTCGAACTCGACTCCGGCGAATCGGTGACGATGCATCAGGAGTGGCCGGTCAGGGAAGCCCGACCGTCAGAGGACAAGCGAACCCCGCGCGAACCGCTCGTGACGGGCCAGCGCGTTCAGGACGGGCTGTTCCCCATCGCGAAGGGCGGGACAGCCGCCATTCCGGGTCCCTTTGGCTCCGGGAAGACCGTCACCCAGCAGCAACTCGCCAAGTGGTCCGACGCCGACATCGTCGTCTACATCGGCTGTGGCGAGCGGGGTAACGAGATGACGGAGGTCATCGAGGACTTCCCCGAACTCGAGGACCCGAAGACGGGCAAGCCCCTCATGTCGAGGACGTCGCTCATCGCGAACACCTCGAACATGCCGGTGGCGGCCCGCGAGTCCTCCATCTACACTGGCATTACCATCGCGGAGTACTACCGCGACATGGGGTACAACGTCGCGCTGATGGCCGACTCCACCTCGCGGTGGGCCGAGGCGATGCGGGAGATCTCCTCGCGACTCGAGGAGATGCCCGGCGAGGAGGGCTACCCGGCCTACCTCGCCGCGCGACTCTCCGAGTTCTACGAGCGGGCCGGTCTGTTCGAAAACCTCAACGGGAGCGAAGGGTCGGTCTCCGTCGTGGGGGCCGTCTCGCCGCCAGGCGGCGACTTCTCCGAACCGGTCACCCAGAACACGCTGCGTATCGTGAAGACGTTCTGGGCGCTGGACGCGGACCTCGCCGAGCGCCGACACTTCCCATCCATCAACTGGAACGAGTCCTACTCGCTGTACACGGACCAGCTCGACCCGTGGTGGAAAGACGAGGTCGCCGACGACTGGCCGGACATCCGCCAGTGGGCGGTCGACATCCTCGACGAGGAGACCGAACTCCAGGAGATCGTCCAGCTCGTCGGGAAGGACGCCCTGCCGGAGGACCAGCAGCTCACCCTCGAGATTGCACGCTACATCCGTGAGGCCTTCCTCCAGCAGAACGCCCTCCACGACGTCGACACCTACTGTGAACCCGCGAAGACCTACCAGATCCTGGGCGCGATCAAGACCTATCACGACGAGGCCTTCGAGGCGCTCGACGCCGGCGTGCCAGTCGACGAGATCCAGTCCATCGACGCCGCGCCGCGGTTGAACCGTATCGGAACCACGGAGGATTACGAACCGTTCATCGACGAGGTCGAACAGGCGATCACCGACCAACTTCGGGAGGCCTACGAATGA
- the ahaC gene encoding ATP synthase A1 subunit C, which produces MRASGTANYEYVVARVRHRRGSLFTEEDYRKLLRMGPGEIARFMEDSEYEEAVNNLGARYEDVDLIEYALNENISKNFEDLLRWSNGRLYELVARYLRKFDAWNAKTVLRGVYTDATDEEIRSDLIVAGEFDEAFLDSLIASDSIETVVEQLLETDLELGLDRALDEYQETGLLVPLENAIDRAYYEALSADDLRGGQAVRLYDRFIQAEIDFRNVRNALRIHHSGADIDPGEYFIEGGSLFDESEIRSLIDNREQLVSRIRESRYGEKLEAALDELESAGNLIAFERALEGALVSYSDQLSHVYPLSVCPVLAYIIAKEREVHNIRAIARAHEAGLEREQIETELVNI; this is translated from the coding sequence ATGAGGGCCAGCGGTACGGCCAACTACGAGTACGTGGTCGCGCGGGTTCGGCACCGGCGTGGATCGCTATTCACCGAAGAGGACTATCGAAAGCTGCTCCGCATGGGGCCCGGCGAGATCGCGCGCTTCATGGAGGACTCCGAGTACGAGGAGGCGGTCAACAACCTCGGCGCCCGGTACGAGGACGTCGACCTCATCGAGTACGCGCTCAACGAGAACATCTCGAAAAACTTCGAGGACCTGTTGCGGTGGTCGAACGGGCGACTGTACGAACTCGTCGCTCGCTATCTCCGGAAGTTCGACGCCTGGAACGCGAAGACGGTTCTCAGGGGCGTGTACACCGACGCGACGGACGAGGAGATCCGATCCGATTTGATCGTCGCCGGCGAGTTCGACGAGGCGTTCCTCGATTCGCTGATCGCCTCGGACTCCATCGAAACGGTCGTTGAACAGCTCTTGGAGACCGATCTGGAGCTGGGACTCGACAGAGCCCTCGACGAGTATCAGGAAACGGGGCTTTTGGTCCCCCTCGAGAACGCCATCGATCGGGCATACTACGAAGCGCTCTCCGCGGACGACCTGCGAGGCGGACAGGCCGTCAGGCTCTACGATCGCTTCATCCAGGCCGAGATCGACTTCAGAAACGTCCGCAACGCGTTGCGTATCCACCACTCCGGGGCGGACATCGATCCCGGCGAGTACTTCATCGAGGGCGGCTCGCTCTTCGACGAATCGGAGATCCGCTCGCTTATCGACAATCGGGAGCAACTCGTTTCCCGCATTCGCGAGAGCCGGTACGGTGAAAAGCTGGAAGCCGCCCTCGACGAACTCGAGTCGGCCGGCAACCTGATCGCATTCGAACGCGCTCTCGAGGGAGCGCTCGTGTCGTATTCCGATCAACTCTCGCACGTCTACCCGCTCTCCGTCTGTCCGGTTCTCGCGTACATCATCGCGAAGGAGCGGGAGGTCCACAACATCAGGGCCATCGCCCGTGCGCACGAGGCGGGTCTCGAACGAGAACAGATCGAAACGGAGCTGGTGAACATATGA
- a CDS encoding V-type ATP synthase subunit F, with amino-acid sequence MSEEIAVIGSPDFTTGFRLAGVRRWERVADDDKDADLDDAVEAVLEDDDVGIVVMHHDDLEYLSREMKHAVDTSVEPVFVTLGSGAAGGTGLREQIKRAIGIDLMEEEGDSE; translated from the coding sequence ATGAGCGAGGAGATCGCGGTCATCGGAAGCCCCGATTTCACGACCGGATTCCGACTCGCCGGCGTCAGGCGCTGGGAGCGAGTCGCGGACGACGACAAGGACGCCGATCTCGACGACGCCGTCGAGGCCGTCCTCGAGGACGACGATGTCGGTATTGTCGTCATGCACCACGACGACCTCGAATACCTCTCGCGCGAGATGAAACACGCGGTCGACACCAGCGTCGAACCCGTCTTCGTCACGCTCGGGAGCGGGGCAGCCGGCGGCACCGGACTCCGCGAACAGATCAAACGAGCCATCGGCATCGACCTGATGGAGGAGGAAGGAGACAGCGAATGA
- the twy1 gene encoding 4-demethylwyosine synthase TYW1: MAEQVDGPNYHAHNHTAVQTCGWTKNALRGEGTCYKQAFYGVRSHRCIQMTPVVRCNERCVFCWRDHGGHDYELDGVDWDDPEAVVDASIDLQRTLLAGFGGNDDVPRERFEEAMEPQHVAISLDGEPTLYPHLPELVEAYHDRDITTFLVSNGTRPEVLAATDPTQLYLSVDAPTPSVFEDVVRPLEDDAWETLLESLDVLAEKTSRTTIRTTLVAGENTGDPAGYAALYERGDPDFVEIKGYMHVGRSRDRLDREAMPTHEDVSAFADRVQSHLPAYDVKREAPPSNVVMLAKRPDTRIDELATTEG; this comes from the coding sequence ATGGCCGAGCAGGTCGACGGACCCAACTACCACGCTCACAACCACACCGCCGTCCAGACCTGCGGGTGGACGAAAAACGCCCTCCGCGGCGAGGGGACCTGCTACAAACAGGCCTTCTACGGCGTCCGCTCGCATCGCTGTATCCAGATGACGCCGGTCGTCCGGTGTAACGAGCGCTGCGTGTTCTGCTGGCGCGATCATGGGGGCCACGACTACGAACTCGATGGGGTGGACTGGGACGACCCCGAGGCGGTCGTCGACGCCTCCATCGACCTGCAGCGCACACTCCTGGCGGGCTTCGGCGGCAACGACGACGTTCCCCGCGAGCGCTTCGAGGAGGCGATGGAGCCCCAGCACGTTGCGATCAGTCTCGACGGCGAGCCGACGCTCTACCCTCACCTCCCCGAACTCGTCGAGGCCTACCACGACCGGGATATTACGACGTTCCTCGTGAGCAACGGCACCCGCCCCGAGGTACTTGCCGCGACGGACCCCACCCAACTCTATCTGAGCGTCGACGCTCCCACACCGTCCGTCTTCGAGGACGTGGTCCGCCCACTGGAGGACGACGCCTGGGAGACCCTCCTCGAGTCGCTCGACGTGCTGGCCGAGAAAACGAGTCGAACGACGATCCGGACGACGCTCGTCGCCGGCGAGAACACGGGCGACCCCGCTGGCTACGCCGCGTTGTACGAACGTGGCGACCCGGACTTCGTCGAGATCAAAGGCTACATGCACGTTGGCCGGTCGCGCGACCGACTCGACCGGGAGGCGATGCCGACACACGAGGACGTCTCGGCGTTCGCCGACCGGGTCCAGTCCCACCTCCCCGCCTACGACGTCAAACGGGAGGCCCCGCCCTCGAACGTGGTGATGCTGGCGAAGCGTCCGGACACCCGGATCGACGAGCTGGCGACCACCGAGGGATGA
- a CDS encoding nucleotide-binding protein, whose amino-acid sequence MGSSHVFAVASGKGGVGKTTSAVNLAAGFAEAGRSVVVVDVDLGMANIRDVLDVEEGATLHDVLAGDADLEAALLDGPDDLDAVVGTPSIGAFGRADTEGLSEIVETLRDRYDVVVLDTGAGLNYDAALPLGLADEVILVTTPDDAALSNTVTTRDLVDRLDGDLAGVIVNRMGGRAGSASDDVEERLDAPVLGSVPEDSAVADTAAEGTPVVVANRTSPAAQSFREIAYGILDEPLPRDWADDELSGHGGPAATTSPDTPVPGEQESDDVADESDFIVADEGPEGGVLDQGGDAEEGQEVPSAADSAASEAGDTADTSDAAEAETSDGPGLADAIETAESDPEAAERSPFGDAETDSGSDGDDTEESRSLLSRVTGGLFG is encoded by the coding sequence ATGGGCTCATCGCACGTCTTCGCGGTCGCGAGCGGCAAGGGCGGGGTCGGCAAGACCACCAGTGCGGTCAACCTCGCGGCGGGGTTCGCCGAAGCCGGTCGGTCCGTCGTGGTCGTCGACGTCGACCTCGGGATGGCGAACATCCGCGACGTGCTCGACGTCGAGGAGGGGGCGACCCTTCACGACGTCCTCGCCGGGGATGCCGACCTCGAGGCGGCCCTTCTGGACGGACCGGACGATCTCGACGCTGTCGTGGGCACGCCATCGATCGGGGCGTTCGGCCGCGCCGACACCGAGGGCCTCAGCGAGATCGTCGAGACGTTGCGTGATCGCTACGACGTGGTGGTCCTCGACACGGGGGCCGGGCTGAACTACGACGCGGCCCTCCCCCTGGGACTCGCGGACGAGGTCATCCTCGTCACGACGCCCGACGACGCCGCCCTGTCCAACACGGTGACGACCCGCGATCTCGTCGACCGCCTGGACGGCGACCTCGCGGGCGTGATCGTGAACCGGATGGGTGGCAGGGCTGGCAGCGCGTCGGACGACGTCGAGGAGCGCCTGGACGCCCCGGTACTCGGCTCGGTTCCGGAGGACAGCGCCGTGGCCGACACCGCCGCCGAGGGAACGCCGGTCGTCGTCGCGAACCGGACGAGCCCCGCGGCCCAGTCGTTCCGCGAGATCGCGTACGGTATCCTCGACGAACCGCTGCCGCGGGACTGGGCGGATGATGAGCTGTCCGGGCACGGTGGCCCCGCAGCGACCACATCGCCCGATACACCGGTTCCAGGCGAGCAGGAGTCCGACGACGTGGCGGACGAATCCGACTTCATCGTCGCCGACGAGGGCCCGGAGGGCGGGGTTCTGGACCAGGGTGGGGACGCCGAGGAGGGGCAGGAGGTCCCATCGGCTGCGGATTCAGCCGCTAGTGAGGCCGGCGACACCGCCGACACCTCGGACGCTGCCGAAGCCGAGACCAGTGACGGCCCGGGCCTGGCCGACGCGATCGAAACGGCGGAATCCGACCCCGAGGCCGCCGAACGGTCGCCGTTCGGGGATGCGGAAACAGACTCGGGAAGTGACGGGGACGACACGGAGGAGTCCCGATCGCTCCTTTCGAGAGTGACCGGCGGACTGTTCGGGTGA
- a CDS encoding V-type ATP synthase subunit D, which yields MAEDVKPTRKNLMEIEDRIQLSERGHDTLEQKRDGLIMEFMDILDQAQDVHQSLEDDYERAQTIIDTARAVEGDVAIRGAAAALKEHPEITVESKNIMGVVVPQIESSKVEKDLDERGYGVLGTSAHIDETAEAYEDLLESIVLAAEVETAMKKMLEEIERTKRRVNALEFKLLPNLYENQEYIQQKLEEQEREEIFRMKKVKAKKEREEKEEREEAAEEAADEDEADAAAASE from the coding sequence ATGGCAGAAGACGTCAAGCCCACGCGCAAGAACCTGATGGAGATCGAGGATCGGATCCAGCTCTCCGAACGGGGCCATGACACGCTCGAACAGAAGCGTGACGGGCTCATCATGGAGTTCATGGATATCCTCGATCAGGCCCAGGACGTCCACCAGTCACTGGAGGACGATTACGAGCGCGCGCAAACGATCATCGATACGGCCCGAGCGGTCGAGGGCGACGTGGCGATCCGCGGTGCCGCCGCGGCGCTCAAAGAGCACCCCGAGATCACCGTCGAATCGAAGAACATCATGGGCGTCGTCGTCCCCCAGATCGAGTCCAGCAAGGTCGAAAAGGACCTCGACGAGCGCGGGTACGGGGTCCTGGGAACTAGCGCCCACATCGACGAGACCGCCGAGGCCTACGAGGACCTTCTGGAGTCGATCGTCCTCGCCGCCGAGGTCGAGACGGCGATGAAAAAGATGCTCGAGGAGATCGAGCGGACCAAACGCCGCGTCAACGCTCTCGAGTTCAAGCTCCTCCCGAATCTCTACGAGAATCAGGAGTACATCCAGCAGAAACTCGAAGAGCAGGAGCGCGAAGAGATCTTCCGGATGAAGAAGGTCAAGGCGAAAAAGGAACGCGAAGAAAAAGAGGAACGCGAAGAAGCAGCCGAGGAAGCAGCGGACGAAGACGAAGCGGACGCGGCCGCCGCGAGCGAGTAA
- a CDS encoding ATP synthase subunit B: protein MKEYQTITEISGPLVHVETDEPIGYDEIVEIETPDGEVKRGQVLETSGDFVAIQVFEGTEGIGRDSSVRFLGETLKMPVTEDLLGRSLDGAGQPIDGGPDIVPEERRDIVGAAINPTAREFPSEFIQTGVSGIDGMNTLVRGQKLPLFSASGLPHNELSLQIARQATVPEEVEEEGEESEFAVVFAAMGITAEEANEFMEDFERTGALERTVVFLNLADDPAVERTVTPRMALTTAEYLAFDEGYHVLVIMTDMTNYCEALREIGAAREEVPGRRGYPGYMYTDLAQLYERAGRIEGVEGSITQIPILTMPGDDDTHPIPDLTGYITEGQIYVDRSLNSQGIEPPINVLPSLSRLMDEGIGEGLTREDHGDVSDQLYAAYAEGEDLRDLVNIVGREALSERDNKYLDFADRFENEFVQQGFDTDRTIEETLDIGWELLSELPKTELNRIDEDLIEEYYIEDTESETAEAEA, encoded by the coding sequence ATGAAAGAGTATCAGACAATCACCGAGATCAGCGGTCCACTGGTGCACGTCGAGACCGACGAGCCTATCGGGTACGACGAAATCGTCGAGATCGAGACGCCCGACGGCGAGGTAAAGCGTGGCCAGGTCCTCGAGACCTCCGGCGACTTCGTCGCCATCCAGGTCTTCGAGGGCACCGAAGGTATCGGGCGCGACTCCTCCGTCCGATTCCTGGGCGAGACGCTCAAGATGCCCGTCACCGAAGACCTCCTCGGCCGGTCGCTCGACGGCGCCGGCCAGCCGATCGACGGCGGTCCGGACATCGTTCCGGAGGAGCGCCGCGACATCGTGGGTGCCGCGATCAACCCGACCGCACGCGAGTTCCCCTCCGAGTTCATCCAGACCGGCGTCAGCGGCATCGACGGCATGAACACCCTCGTTCGCGGCCAGAAGCTTCCCCTGTTCTCCGCGTCCGGCCTGCCACACAACGAACTGTCACTCCAGATCGCTCGGCAGGCGACGGTGCCGGAGGAAGTCGAAGAAGAGGGCGAGGAGTCCGAGTTCGCCGTCGTCTTCGCCGCGATGGGCATCACGGCCGAGGAGGCCAACGAGTTCATGGAGGACTTCGAGCGCACCGGCGCGCTCGAGCGCACGGTCGTCTTCTTGAACCTGGCGGACGACCCGGCCGTGGAGCGGACCGTCACTCCCCGGATGGCGCTGACCACCGCGGAGTACCTCGCCTTCGACGAGGGCTATCACGTCCTCGTCATCATGACGGACATGACCAACTACTGCGAGGCGCTGCGCGAGATCGGGGCGGCCCGCGAGGAGGTCCCCGGCCGCCGGGGCTATCCGGGCTACATGTACACCGACCTGGCGCAACTCTACGAGCGGGCGGGTCGGATCGAGGGCGTCGAGGGGTCCATTACGCAGATCCCCATCCTGACGATGCCCGGCGACGACGACACGCACCCGATCCCGGACCTGACCGGCTACATCACGGAGGGGCAGATCTACGTCGACCGGAGTCTCAACTCCCAGGGCATCGAGCCCCCGATCAACGTTCTGCCGTCGCTTTCCCGCCTGATGGACGAGGGTATCGGCGAGGGACTCACCCGCGAAGACCACGGCGACGTGTCGGACCAGCTCTACGCTGCATACGCCGAGGGTGAGGACCTCCGCGACCTCGTGAACATCGTCGGTCGCGAGGCCCTCTCCGAGCGGGACAACAAGTATCTCGACTTCGCGGACCGCTTCGAGAACGAGTTCGTCCAGCAGGGCTTCGACACGGACCGCACCATCGAGGAGACGCTCGACATCGGGTGGGAGCTCCTCTCCGAACTCCCCAAGACGGAACTCAACCGTATCGACGAGGACCTCATCGAGGAGTACTACATCGAGGACACCGAGAGCGAAACGGCCGAGGCAGAGGCCTAA
- the prf1 gene encoding peptide chain release factor aRF-1, whose translation MSGTQAEESVDRRKYEFQKVIEDLQEYRGTGTQLVTIYVPPDKQISDVVAHVTQEHSEASNIKSKDTRTNVQDALSSIKARLRYYDNPPENGMVLFSGAVDAGGGQTDMITEVLENPPQAIQSFRYHCDSEFLTEPLEVMLTDKGLYGLIVLDRREANVGWLNGKRVDPVKSATSLVPGKQRKGGQSAQRFARLRLEAIDNFYQEVAEMANDLFVPKRHDLDGILVGGPSPTKDEFLDGDYLHHELQDQVLGKFDVAYTDESGLYDLVDAGSAALADAELMEDKEDMQTFFKELHGGDLATYGFEPTRRNLVMGSVETLLISEDLREDVVTYECPNDHEERVLVESRRDTPEHECEECGEPAEVREREDTIEHLMNIADDRGTETHFISTDFEKGEQLLTAFGGVAGILRYSTGV comes from the coding sequence ATGAGCGGCACGCAGGCGGAGGAATCCGTTGACCGACGGAAATACGAATTTCAGAAGGTCATCGAGGACCTCCAGGAGTACCGTGGGACCGGGACCCAGCTCGTCACGATCTACGTCCCGCCGGACAAGCAGATCTCGGACGTCGTCGCCCACGTCACACAGGAGCACAGCGAAGCGTCCAACATCAAATCGAAAGACACGCGCACGAACGTCCAGGACGCCCTCTCCTCGATCAAGGCACGATTGCGGTACTACGACAACCCGCCGGAGAACGGAATGGTACTGTTCTCTGGCGCCGTCGACGCAGGCGGTGGCCAGACCGACATGATCACGGAGGTCCTGGAGAACCCGCCCCAGGCGATCCAGTCGTTCCGGTACCACTGCGACTCGGAGTTCCTGACCGAACCGCTCGAGGTGATGCTCACGGACAAGGGCCTCTACGGACTCATCGTCCTCGACAGGCGCGAGGCGAACGTCGGGTGGCTCAATGGCAAACGCGTCGATCCGGTGAAATCGGCGACCTCTCTCGTGCCGGGCAAGCAGCGCAAGGGCGGCCAGTCCGCCCAGCGGTTCGCCCGACTCCGCCTCGAGGCCATCGACAACTTCTACCAGGAGGTCGCGGAGATGGCCAACGACCTGTTCGTGCCCAAGCGCCACGATCTCGACGGAATCCTTGTCGGCGGTCCCTCGCCGACGAAAGACGAGTTCCTCGACGGCGACTACCTCCACCACGAGCTCCAGGACCAGGTCCTCGGAAAGTTCGACGTGGCCTACACGGACGAATCGGGACTATACGACCTCGTCGATGCCGGGAGCGCCGCGCTCGCGGACGCCGAGCTCATGGAGGACAAAGAGGACATGCAGACGTTCTTCAAGGAGCTCCACGGCGGCGACCTCGCCACCTACGGCTTCGAGCCGACTCGCCGCAACCTGGTGATGGGGTCGGTGGAGACGCTGCTCATCAGCGAGGACCTCCGCGAGGACGTCGTCACCTACGAATGTCCCAACGATCACGAAGAGCGAGTGCTCGTGGAATCGCGCCGTGATACGCCCGAGCACGAGTGCGAGGAGTGTGGCGAACCGGCGGAGGTGCGCGAGCGCGAGGACACAATCGAGCACCTGATGAACATCGCCGACGACCGCGGGACAGAGACGCACTTCATCTCGACGGACTTCGAGAAGGGCGAACAGTTACTCACGGCCTTCGGCGGCGTCGCCGGCATCCTTCGCTACTCGACCGGCGTCTGA
- the argS gene encoding arginine--tRNA ligase, protein MLLSFRQEVETALAAALERLDLPTDDLGIEEPPEDVRAVLASSAAFRLASVVGAPPPEIAADVAAEIDVDGTDYVGSVSTQGPYVNFQPNRAYLADTLAAARAEDYGMLAPKDTSVVVEHTSANPTGPVHVGRARNPILGDAVARLLEYAGYDVDVHYYVNDAGRQVAVFTWAYETFEESDLSEEPERDRIEYDLVRYYRTGNEYLESADADAVEAAEDEIQSIMQGLESGDEEAFERVSRVVDQVLDGMTDCLARLPASFDEFVKETRFIRDGSTEEIADRLIDTDLAYEDEGAWHLDLSDRGFEKDLVFLRSDGTSLYTTRDLAHHEWKFAAYDRAVTVLGEDHKLQAAQLQAALDVLGNDTDQLRDVIYSYVNLPEGKMSTRAGTGVDLDDLLDEAIERARDAVESRLDTRIRDDELDGADVDRIAHQVGIGAVRYDIVSKQPTKPITFQWDDALDFEGQSAPYVQYAHARACGILDEAAGEFDGPDVDPEVLTDEAEEHLLRTLARFPWVIEESADELEPHAVATYTRELADAFNGFYRECPVLDPAVSPERRDARLALVVAARNGMANALDVLGIDAPDSM, encoded by the coding sequence ATGCTGCTCTCCTTCCGCCAGGAGGTCGAAACGGCGCTCGCCGCAGCGCTCGAGCGTCTCGACCTCCCGACCGACGACCTGGGCATCGAGGAGCCGCCCGAGGACGTCCGGGCGGTCCTCGCCTCCAGCGCCGCGTTCCGACTGGCGTCGGTGGTGGGGGCCCCGCCCCCCGAGATCGCCGCGGACGTCGCCGCTGAGATCGACGTCGACGGGACCGACTACGTCGGTTCCGTGTCCACGCAGGGACCGTACGTCAACTTCCAGCCGAACCGCGCCTACCTGGCCGACACGCTGGCCGCTGCCCGGGCCGAGGACTACGGAATGCTCGCCCCGAAGGACACCTCGGTCGTCGTCGAACACACGAGCGCGAATCCGACCGGCCCCGTGCACGTCGGGCGGGCCCGAAATCCAATCCTGGGCGACGCCGTCGCTCGGCTGCTGGAGTACGCGGGATACGACGTGGACGTCCACTACTACGTCAACGACGCGGGTCGCCAGGTCGCCGTCTTCACCTGGGCGTACGAGACCTTCGAGGAGTCCGATCTCAGCGAGGAGCCAGAGCGCGACCGTATCGAATACGATCTGGTGCGGTACTATCGCACGGGCAACGAATACCTGGAGAGCGCTGACGCCGACGCCGTCGAGGCTGCCGAAGACGAGATACAGTCCATCATGCAGGGCCTCGAATCCGGCGACGAGGAGGCCTTCGAGCGGGTGAGCCGGGTCGTCGATCAGGTCCTCGACGGCATGACCGACTGTCTGGCACGACTCCCCGCCAGCTTCGACGAGTTCGTCAAGGAGACGCGGTTCATCCGCGACGGGAGCACCGAGGAGATCGCCGATCGCCTCATCGACACCGACCTCGCATACGAGGACGAGGGCGCCTGGCACCTCGATCTCTCGGATCGGGGCTTCGAGAAGGACCTCGTCTTCCTCCGCTCGGATGGCACCAGCCTCTACACGACGCGAGACCTGGCCCACCACGAGTGGAAGTTCGCGGCGTACGACCGGGCGGTGACGGTCCTGGGCGAGGACCACAAACTCCAGGCCGCTCAGCTCCAGGCCGCCCTCGACGTCCTCGGCAACGATACCGACCAGCTCCGGGACGTCATCTACTCCTACGTCAATCTGCCAGAAGGGAAGATGAGTACCCGGGCCGGCACCGGAGTCGATCTGGACGACCTGCTCGACGAGGCGATCGAACGCGCCCGAGACGCCGTCGAGAGCCGTCTCGACACCCGCATCCGCGACGACGAACTCGACGGGGCCGACGTGGACCGCATCGCCCACCAGGTCGGCATCGGCGCGGTCCGGTACGACATCGTCTCGAAGCAGCCGACCAAACCGATCACCTTCCAGTGGGACGACGCCCTCGACTTCGAGGGGCAGAGTGCCCCGTACGTCCAGTACGCCCACGCGCGCGCCTGTGGCATCCTCGACGAGGCGGCGGGTGAGTTCGACGGGCCAGACGTCGATCCCGAGGTATTGACCGACGAAGCCGAAGAACACCTGCTGCGCACGCTCGCCCGGTTCCCCTGGGTCATCGAGGAAAGTGCCGACGAACTCGAACCCCACGCCGTGGCGACCTATACCCGCGAACTCGCCGACGCCTTCAACGGTTTCTATCGGGAGTGTCCCGTGCTCGACCCGGCGGTGAGCCCGGAACGCCGTGACGCGCGGCTCGCCCTGGTCGTCGCCGCCCGAAACGGGATGGCGAACGCACTGGACGTCCTGGGGATCGACGCGCCGGACTCGATGTAA
- a CDS encoding DUF6276 family protein, protein MRCPNCGAPTVVFTIPEAVLDAMPETRPGAALCTRCLTVTPVDEPPDETPDWTAVHETFPTDDEAAATVGALLALVDSLALYRSEIEEIARHAESLGVDVMLVLDRLAADDGVDPHFDIDRRRAQLEQLLE, encoded by the coding sequence ATGCGCTGTCCGAACTGCGGAGCGCCGACGGTCGTGTTCACGATCCCCGAGGCCGTCCTGGACGCGATGCCCGAAACGCGGCCGGGGGCTGCCCTCTGTACCCGGTGTCTAACGGTCACGCCCGTCGACGAACCGCCAGACGAGACGCCGGACTGGACTGCCGTCCACGAGACGTTTCCGACCGATGACGAGGCGGCAGCGACGGTTGGCGCACTGCTCGCGCTCGTCGACAGTCTCGCGCTCTATCGCTCGGAAATCGAGGAGATCGCCCGTCACGCCGAATCGCTCGGCGTCGACGTCATGCTCGTTCTCGACCGGCTCGCCGCGGACGACGGCGTCGACCCCCACTTCGACATCGACCGACGACGCGCCCAGCTCGAACAGCTCCTGGAGTGA